The genome window ATCAAAGCCTGTGACCTATAGCAACAATAAAAGAAATCAAAGAGATTTACCAAAAATTAACGATAATATTCGCTTCCCTCAAGTTCGTGTCATCGATACCGATGGAGAACAATTGGGCATCCTCGACACTAGAGATGCCAATCGGATTGCGGATGAGAAAGAGTTGGATTTAGTATTGGTTAGTGAAACCTCTGATCCCCCTGTCTGCCGAATTATGGATTATGGTAAATACAAGTTTGAGCAAGAGAAAAAGGCAAGGGCAATCAAGAAAAAGCAACACACTGCCGATGTGAAGGAAGTAAAAATGCGCTACAAAATTGATGAGCATGATTATCAGGTGCGAGTCAGTCAGGCGAAACGCTTTCTCAATTCGGGAGATAAGGTTAAGGCCACCATCAACTTTAGAGGTAGGGAAGCTCAACACGTTCATCTTGGACAGGAATTGTTAGAGCGCATGGCCCTAGATTTAGGGGAAATGGCTGAAATTCAGCAAAGACCAAAAAAAGAAGGTCGTAATATGATTATGCTCCTTTCTCCGAAAAAATAATGTTTAAAGATTAAAACCCCGGGCAGATTGATGAATTAAGAGAAAGTCAACTGTCCATTTCTTTTAATTATCAATTATCCATTTTAAATTATCCATTATCTTATGACTGATTGGCAAGAAATA of Cyanobacterium sp. HL-69 contains these proteins:
- the infC gene encoding translation initiation factor IF-3 InfC; protein product: MTYSNNKRNQRDLPKINDNIRFPQVRVIDTDGEQLGILDTRDANRIADEKELDLVLVSETSDPPVCRIMDYGKYKFEQEKKARAIKKKQHTADVKEVKMRYKIDEHDYQVRVSQAKRFLNSGDKVKATINFRGREAQHVHLGQELLERMALDLGEMAEIQQRPKKEGRNMIMLLSPKK